Proteins encoded together in one Lathyrus oleraceus cultivar Zhongwan6 chromosome 5, CAAS_Psat_ZW6_1.0, whole genome shotgun sequence window:
- the LOC127085343 gene encoding probable arabinosyltransferase ARAD1 isoform X1, with product MSEKSMVPSRLMFCVMLISMFLLVLSSLFLLQFSSHSFIPRSVLELIIVNNSSFYFTPDFKREQIVLPTDSSEDLRFQALKPRESDSKVSNSSEREHSVERQMNIACDQNRALLKVFMYDLPPEFHFGLLGWKGSVNQTWPDVDNPNHVPRYPGGLNLQHSMEYWLTLDLLSLNTAKAGQHCTAIRVQNSSQADIIFVPFFSSLSYNRHSKTQVEGQVSVNKMLQDRLVRFLRGCKEWKRSGGKNHLIVAHHPNSLLDVRSNLASAMLVLADFGRYPVELANIKKDIIAPYKHLVATIPRAESPSYDERSTLVYFQGAIYRKDGGVIRQELYYLLKDEKDVHFTFGSIGGNGVNQASQGMSTSKFCLNIAGDTPSSNRLFDAIVSHCVPVIISDEIELPYEDVLDYSEFSLFVRAADAIKKGYLLNLLHSIKREEWTKMWERLKEITHHYEYQYPSQPGDAVNMIWQEVVRKISSIQFNSHRKNRYNRSQLLVKTN from the exons ATGTCAGAGAAGAGTATGGTTCCCTCTAGGTTAATGTTTTGTGTGATGCTTATTTCTATGTTCCTGTTGGTTTTGTCTTCTCTTTTCTTGCTTCAGTTTAGCAGTCATTCTTTTATACCTAGATCAGTTTTGGAGCTTATTATTGTCAATAACTCGTCGTTTTACTTTACACCTGATTTCAAGAGGGAACAAATTGTGCTACCTACAGACTCTTCTGAGGATTTAAGATTTCAAGCCTTGAAACCTAGAGAGTCTGATTCAAAAGTTTCCAATTCGAGCGAGAGAGAACATTCGGTAGAAAGACAGATGAATATAGCATGTGACCAGAATCGGGCTCTATTGAAAGTGTTCATGTATGACTTGCCTCCGGAATTTCACTTCGGGTTATTGGGTTGGAAGGGAAGTGTAAACCAAACATGGCCTGACGTGGATAACCCTAATCATGTCCCGCGTTATCCCGGGGGACTGAATTTGCAGCATAGTATGGAATACTGGCTCACACTTGATCTTCTATCGTTGAACACTGCAAAAGCTGGTCAACATTGTACTGCGATTAGAGTGCAGAATTCAAGTCAAGCAGATATAATTTTCGTGCCGTTTTTCTCTTCTCTGAGTTACAATCGGCATTCCAAGACTCAAGTGGAGGGACAAGTTAGTGTTAACAAAATGCTGCAAGACAGATTGGTACGTTTCTTGAGAGGGTGCAAAGAATGGAAACGTTCGGGTGGGAAGAATCATCTAATTGTAGCTCACCATCCTAACAGCTTGTTGGATGTGCGAAGTAACTTGGCTTCTGCTATGCTTGTGCTTGCGGATTTCGGAAGGTATCCTGTTGAGTTAGCAAATATCAAAAAAGATATAATAGCTCCCTATAAACATTTGGTGGCTACTATACCAAGAGCAGAATCACCTTCATATGACGAACGTTCCACACTCGTGTATTTCCAGGGGGCGATCTACAGAAAAGAT GGAGGAGTTATTCGCCAAGAACTGTATTACCTCCTCAAAGATGAGAAAGACGTGCATTTTACATTTGGGAGCATAGGAGGAAATGGAGTTAATCAGGCAAGCCAGGGCATGTCGACGTCCAAATTCTGTCTTAACATAGCTGGAGATACTCCATCTTCCAATCGACTATTTGATGCCATAGTAAGCCATTGTGTTCCTGTGATCATCAGTGATGAAATTGAGCTACCGTATGAAGATGTTTTGGACTACTCAGAGTTTTCCTTGTTTGTTCGCGCCGCGGATGCCATAAAGAAAGGCTACCTGTTGAATCTCCTTCATTCAATCAAGCGCGAGGAATGGACCAAGATGTGGGAAAGATTGAAGGAGATTACACATCACTACGAGTATCAATATCCATCCCAGCCCGGGGATGCAGTGAACATGATTTGGCAGGAAGTTGTGCGGAAAATATCTTCAATTCAGTTCAATTCACACAGGAAGAACAGATACAATAGATCTCAGCTTCTTGTCAAGACTAACTGA
- the LOC127085343 gene encoding probable arabinosyltransferase ARAD1 isoform X2, whose protein sequence is MNIACDQNRALLKVFMYDLPPEFHFGLLGWKGSVNQTWPDVDNPNHVPRYPGGLNLQHSMEYWLTLDLLSLNTAKAGQHCTAIRVQNSSQADIIFVPFFSSLSYNRHSKTQVEGQVSVNKMLQDRLVRFLRGCKEWKRSGGKNHLIVAHHPNSLLDVRSNLASAMLVLADFGRYPVELANIKKDIIAPYKHLVATIPRAESPSYDERSTLVYFQGAIYRKDGGVIRQELYYLLKDEKDVHFTFGSIGGNGVNQASQGMSTSKFCLNIAGDTPSSNRLFDAIVSHCVPVIISDEIELPYEDVLDYSEFSLFVRAADAIKKGYLLNLLHSIKREEWTKMWERLKEITHHYEYQYPSQPGDAVNMIWQEVVRKISSIQFNSHRKNRYNRSQLLVKTN, encoded by the exons ATGAATATAGCATGTGACCAGAATCGGGCTCTATTGAAAGTGTTCATGTATGACTTGCCTCCGGAATTTCACTTCGGGTTATTGGGTTGGAAGGGAAGTGTAAACCAAACATGGCCTGACGTGGATAACCCTAATCATGTCCCGCGTTATCCCGGGGGACTGAATTTGCAGCATAGTATGGAATACTGGCTCACACTTGATCTTCTATCGTTGAACACTGCAAAAGCTGGTCAACATTGTACTGCGATTAGAGTGCAGAATTCAAGTCAAGCAGATATAATTTTCGTGCCGTTTTTCTCTTCTCTGAGTTACAATCGGCATTCCAAGACTCAAGTGGAGGGACAAGTTAGTGTTAACAAAATGCTGCAAGACAGATTGGTACGTTTCTTGAGAGGGTGCAAAGAATGGAAACGTTCGGGTGGGAAGAATCATCTAATTGTAGCTCACCATCCTAACAGCTTGTTGGATGTGCGAAGTAACTTGGCTTCTGCTATGCTTGTGCTTGCGGATTTCGGAAGGTATCCTGTTGAGTTAGCAAATATCAAAAAAGATATAATAGCTCCCTATAAACATTTGGTGGCTACTATACCAAGAGCAGAATCACCTTCATATGACGAACGTTCCACACTCGTGTATTTCCAGGGGGCGATCTACAGAAAAGAT GGAGGAGTTATTCGCCAAGAACTGTATTACCTCCTCAAAGATGAGAAAGACGTGCATTTTACATTTGGGAGCATAGGAGGAAATGGAGTTAATCAGGCAAGCCAGGGCATGTCGACGTCCAAATTCTGTCTTAACATAGCTGGAGATACTCCATCTTCCAATCGACTATTTGATGCCATAGTAAGCCATTGTGTTCCTGTGATCATCAGTGATGAAATTGAGCTACCGTATGAAGATGTTTTGGACTACTCAGAGTTTTCCTTGTTTGTTCGCGCCGCGGATGCCATAAAGAAAGGCTACCTGTTGAATCTCCTTCATTCAATCAAGCGCGAGGAATGGACCAAGATGTGGGAAAGATTGAAGGAGATTACACATCACTACGAGTATCAATATCCATCCCAGCCCGGGGATGCAGTGAACATGATTTGGCAGGAAGTTGTGCGGAAAATATCTTCAATTCAGTTCAATTCACACAGGAAGAACAGATACAATAGATCTCAGCTTCTTGTCAAGACTAACTGA